One Artemia franciscana chromosome 7, ASM3288406v1, whole genome shotgun sequence DNA segment encodes these proteins:
- the LOC136029414 gene encoding uncharacterized protein LOC136029414 isoform X1 has product MSRMVKDAILFKMFNNSIINYYFSHFDNRKGMSKIAVHRLVPRECQDKPNTCQSRRIFQNASSCIEITLESRKRGPKKSVMSNIEPNGIITDSVDAALEQGDLSKRLDGVVLFLENLKVKNNDDQSFKRLLGNLTDTVNDAKIVISSQSDRFNQLEYENNGLKNEVRLLKKKVADQKLELTKRHSQLQRFIKLCRVLVTIEPGRSLLQFVTTNCLIINYPMCFGEQTQSLLILDYLALHQGVGD; this is encoded by the exons ATGTCGAGAATGGTGAAGGATGCCATTCTTTTCAAGATGTTTAATAATAGCATCATTAACTATTACTTCAGTCACTTTGACAACAGAAAAG GTATGTCAAAAATTGCCGTACATCGTCTTGTGCCACGTGAATGTCAAGACAAACCAAACACTTGCCAGTCTCGTCGGATATTTCAGAATGCGTCTTCTTGTATAGAAATCACACTGGAAAGTCGAAAAAGAGGTCCAAAAAAATCTGTCATGAGTAATATAGAACCAAATGGAATAATTACTGATAGTGTTGACGCCGCTTTAGAACAAGGAGACCTTTCAAAACGATTAGATGGTGTTGTGCTCTTTCTGGAAAACCTCAAAGTAAAAAACAATG atGATCAGTCTTTCAAAAGACTCCTCGGAAATCTTACAGATACTGTAAATGACGCAAAAATAGTTATCAGCAGTCAGTCAGATCGTTTTAACCAGCTAGAATATGAAAATAACggattaaaaaatgaagtacgattgttgaagaaaaaagttgCTGATCAAAAACTGGAGCTTACTAAACGTCATAGTCAACTTCAACGGTTTATCAAGCTTTGTAG agttttggttactattgagccgggtcgctccttactacagttcgttaccacgaactgtttgataatcaaCTATCCAATGTGCTTCGGAGAACAAACACAAAGTCTCTTAATTCTCGACTATCTAGCACTTCACCAAGGCGTTGGTGACTAA
- the LOC136029414 gene encoding uncharacterized protein LOC136029414 isoform X2: MSRMVKDAILFKMFNNSIINYYFSHFDNRKGMSKIAVHRLVPRECQDKPNTCQSRRIFQNASSCIEITLESRKRGPKKSVMSNIEPNGIITDSVDAALEQGDLSKRLDGVVLFLENLKVKNNDDQSFKRLLGNLTDTVNDAKIVISSQSDRFNQLEYENNGLKNEVRLLKKKVADQKLELTKRHSQLQRFIKLCREMQLSIVTFIGLEPENGID, encoded by the exons ATGTCGAGAATGGTGAAGGATGCCATTCTTTTCAAGATGTTTAATAATAGCATCATTAACTATTACTTCAGTCACTTTGACAACAGAAAAG GTATGTCAAAAATTGCCGTACATCGTCTTGTGCCACGTGAATGTCAAGACAAACCAAACACTTGCCAGTCTCGTCGGATATTTCAGAATGCGTCTTCTTGTATAGAAATCACACTGGAAAGTCGAAAAAGAGGTCCAAAAAAATCTGTCATGAGTAATATAGAACCAAATGGAATAATTACTGATAGTGTTGACGCCGCTTTAGAACAAGGAGACCTTTCAAAACGATTAGATGGTGTTGTGCTCTTTCTGGAAAACCTCAAAGTAAAAAACAATG atGATCAGTCTTTCAAAAGACTCCTCGGAAATCTTACAGATACTGTAAATGACGCAAAAATAGTTATCAGCAGTCAGTCAGATCGTTTTAACCAGCTAGAATATGAAAATAACggattaaaaaatgaagtacgattgttgaagaaaaaagttgCTGATCAAAAACTGGAGCTTACTAAACGTCATAGTCAACTTCAACGGTTTATCAAGCTTTGTAG AGAAATGCAACTATCCATCGTGACCTTCATTGGCTTAGAACCCGAAAATGGAATCGACTAA
- the LOC136029414 gene encoding uncharacterized protein LOC136029414 isoform X3, with product MSKIAVHRLVPRECQDKPNTCQSRRIFQNASSCIEITLESRKRGPKKSVMSNIEPNGIITDSVDAALEQGDLSKRLDGVVLFLENLKVKNNDDQSFKRLLGNLTDTVNDAKIVISSQSDRFNQLEYENNGLKNEVRLLKKKVADQKLELTKRHSQLQRFIKLCRVLVTIEPGRSLLQFVTTNCLIINYPMCFGEQTQSLLILDYLALHQGVGD from the exons ATGTCAAAAATTGCCGTACATCGTCTTGTGCCACGTGAATGTCAAGACAAACCAAACACTTGCCAGTCTCGTCGGATATTTCAGAATGCGTCTTCTTGTATAGAAATCACACTGGAAAGTCGAAAAAGAGGTCCAAAAAAATCTGTCATGAGTAATATAGAACCAAATGGAATAATTACTGATAGTGTTGACGCCGCTTTAGAACAAGGAGACCTTTCAAAACGATTAGATGGTGTTGTGCTCTTTCTGGAAAACCTCAAAGTAAAAAACAATG atGATCAGTCTTTCAAAAGACTCCTCGGAAATCTTACAGATACTGTAAATGACGCAAAAATAGTTATCAGCAGTCAGTCAGATCGTTTTAACCAGCTAGAATATGAAAATAACggattaaaaaatgaagtacgattgttgaagaaaaaagttgCTGATCAAAAACTGGAGCTTACTAAACGTCATAGTCAACTTCAACGGTTTATCAAGCTTTGTAG agttttggttactattgagccgggtcgctccttactacagttcgttaccacgaactgtttgataatcaaCTATCCAATGTGCTTCGGAGAACAAACACAAAGTCTCTTAATTCTCGACTATCTAGCACTTCACCAAGGCGTTGGTGACTAA